The following are encoded together in the Carettochelys insculpta isolate YL-2023 chromosome 24, ASM3395843v1, whole genome shotgun sequence genome:
- the EVA1B gene encoding protein eva-1 homolog B produces METRKREMELLSNSMAAYAHIRDNPESFGLYFVLGVCFGLVLTLCLLVIRISCQPHARRLPAQPRRSPREVSEEEEEEEEEEDTADHVEAESPLPLTEIPLENHSPADGTLTVNVFASAEELARAQRLEERERIIREIWRNGQPDLLGTGTVGRVHYY; encoded by the exons ATGGAGACACGCAAGCGGGAGATGGAGCTTCTGAGCAACAGCATGGCGGCCTACGCCCACATCCGAG ACAACCCCGAGAGCTTCGGCCTCTACTTCGTCCTGGGCGTCTGCTTCGGCCTGGTGTTAACCCTCTGCTTGCTGGTGATTCGCATCTCCTGCCAGCCACACGCCCGCCGCCTCCCGGCCCAGCCCAGGCGGAGCCCCCGGGAGGtcagcgaggaggaggaggaggaggaggaagaggaggacacagCCGACCACGTGGAGGCTGAGTCCCCGCTGCCCCTCACCGAGATCCCCCTGGAGAATCACAGCCCAGCCGACGGCACCTTGACTGTCAACGTCTTCGCCTCGGCGGAGGAGCTGGCGCGGGCGCAGCGGCTGGAGGAACGGGAGCGCATCATCCGGGAGATCTGGCGCAATGGCCAGCCGGACCTCCTGGGCACGGGCACCGTGGGCCGGGTGCACTACTACTGA